The proteins below come from a single Nocardioides eburneiflavus genomic window:
- a CDS encoding LamB/YcsF family protein: MSGPRIDLNSDVGESFGRWELGDDERVLQVVTSANVACGFHAGDASTLRRCCETAVRHGVVVGAQVGYRDLAGFGRRFVDYDPVELADDVTYQIGALEALARVAGTRVAYVKPHGALYNATVHHDAQARAVVAAVRAYDPSLPVLGLPGSRLLAAAEEAGLRPVREAFADRAYTPEGTLVARTEPGSVLADPDEVAARVVRLVTDGTLVAVDGSTVRVEADSVCVHGDSPGAVAMAAAVRDALAAQGVDLEAFA, translated from the coding sequence GTGAGCGGCCCGCGGATCGACCTCAACAGCGACGTCGGCGAGTCGTTCGGCCGATGGGAGCTCGGCGACGACGAGCGGGTGCTGCAGGTCGTCACCAGCGCCAACGTCGCCTGCGGGTTCCACGCCGGCGACGCCTCGACCCTGCGACGCTGCTGCGAGACCGCGGTCCGGCACGGCGTGGTCGTGGGGGCGCAGGTGGGCTACCGCGACCTCGCCGGCTTCGGGCGCCGTTTCGTCGACTACGACCCCGTCGAGCTCGCGGACGACGTCACCTACCAGATCGGTGCCCTCGAGGCGCTCGCCCGCGTGGCGGGGACCCGCGTCGCCTACGTCAAACCGCACGGCGCCCTCTACAACGCGACTGTGCACCACGACGCGCAGGCGCGGGCGGTGGTGGCGGCGGTGCGGGCGTACGACCCCTCGCTGCCCGTGCTCGGGCTCCCCGGGTCGCGGCTCCTCGCGGCGGCGGAGGAGGCCGGGTTGCGTCCGGTCCGCGAGGCGTTCGCCGACCGCGCCTACACCCCCGAGGGGACGCTCGTGGCGCGTACGGAGCCCGGGTCCGTGCTCGCCGACCCCGACGAGGTGGCGGCCCGGGTCGTGCGCCTGGTCACCGACGGCACCCTCGTCGCCGTCGACGGCTCGACCGTCCGGGTGGAGGCCGACTCGGTCTGCGTCCACGGCGACAGCCCCGGCGCCGTCGCGATGGCGGCAGCGGTCCGCGACGCCCTCGCCGCGCAGGGCGTCGACCTCGAGGCGTTCGCATGA